A window from Micromonospora profundi encodes these proteins:
- a CDS encoding alpha/beta hydrolase, which produces METELRTVTANGINQAVRVAGPPDGIPVLLIHGNCSSSLFWEPLVRRLPPTLRVVAPDLRGYGDSETAPVNATRGLRDFADDVAALLDDPTLFGTGSTRPVVVGHSLGGGVAMRLLVDHPDRVGALLLAAPVSPYGFGGTRDLDGTPTTPDFAGTGAGTANGDFVARLAAGDRGADAQASPRAVLRAAYVADPASLSTDEELLLDSVLSTATGDDNYPGTAVPSENWPGTAPGERGVLNALAPTWFRLADELVAVAEKPPITWVRGDADVIVSDTSLFDLAYLGSLGVVPGWPGEETCPPQPMVGQTRAVLERYAAAGGAYHEVVLPECGHSPHLERPAEFVAELLALTTVPAV; this is translated from the coding sequence ATGGAGACCGAGCTGCGGACCGTAACGGCGAACGGCATAAACCAGGCGGTACGCGTGGCGGGCCCGCCGGACGGCATTCCGGTGCTGCTGATCCACGGCAACTGCTCGTCCTCGCTGTTCTGGGAGCCGCTGGTGCGGCGGCTGCCGCCGACGCTGCGGGTGGTCGCTCCCGACCTGCGCGGATACGGCGACTCCGAGACCGCCCCGGTGAACGCCACCCGAGGGCTGCGGGACTTCGCCGACGACGTGGCCGCCCTGCTCGACGACCCGACGCTCTTCGGCACCGGCAGCACGCGTCCGGTTGTGGTCGGGCACTCCCTCGGCGGCGGCGTGGCCATGCGGCTGCTCGTCGACCACCCGGATCGCGTGGGCGCGTTGCTGCTGGCCGCGCCCGTCTCCCCGTACGGCTTCGGTGGCACCCGTGACCTGGACGGCACGCCGACCACGCCCGACTTCGCCGGGACCGGTGCCGGCACTGCCAACGGGGACTTCGTCGCCCGACTCGCGGCCGGCGATCGGGGCGCCGACGCGCAGGCGAGCCCGCGCGCCGTACTGCGGGCGGCCTACGTGGCCGACCCGGCGTCGCTCAGCACCGACGAGGAGTTGCTGCTGGACAGCGTGCTCTCCACGGCGACCGGCGACGACAACTACCCCGGAACGGCGGTGCCGTCGGAGAACTGGCCCGGGACCGCGCCGGGGGAGCGCGGGGTGCTCAACGCGCTCGCGCCGACCTGGTTCCGGCTCGCCGACGAGCTGGTGGCCGTTGCCGAGAAGCCTCCGATCACCTGGGTACGCGGCGACGCCGACGTGATCGTCTCGGACACCTCGCTGTTCGACCTGGCGTACCTGGGTTCGCTTGGTGTCGTACCCGGCTGGCCTGGCGAGGAGACGTGTCCACCGCAACCGATGGTCGGGCAGACCCGGGCGGTGCTGGAGCGGTACGCGGCGGCCGGCGGCGCGTACCACGAGGTGGTGCTGCCCGAGTGCGGGCACAGCCCGCACCTGGAGCGGCCGGCGGAGTTCGTCGCGGAGTTGTTGGCACTGACCACCGTGCCGGCCGTCTGA
- the nucS gene encoding endonuclease NucS — MRLVIAKCSVDYVGRLSAHLPLATRLLMVKADGSVSIHADDRAYKPLNWMSPPCRLEEAPGVWRVVNKAGEELRITLEEVFQDTSYELGVDPGLRKDGVEAHLQELLAANPGVLGEGYTLVRREYMTAIGPVDLLCRDANSGAVAVEIKRRGEIDGVEQLTRYLELMNRDPLLSPVVGVFAAQEIKPQARVLAADRGIRCVVVDYDKLRGIEKDELTLF; from the coding sequence GTGCGGTTGGTCATTGCGAAGTGCTCGGTGGATTACGTCGGACGGCTCTCGGCTCACCTGCCGCTGGCCACCCGGTTGCTGATGGTGAAGGCGGACGGGTCGGTGTCCATCCACGCCGACGACCGGGCGTACAAGCCGTTGAACTGGATGAGCCCGCCGTGCCGGTTGGAGGAGGCTCCCGGCGTGTGGCGGGTGGTCAACAAGGCCGGCGAGGAGCTGCGGATCACCCTGGAGGAGGTCTTCCAGGACACCTCGTACGAGCTGGGTGTGGACCCCGGCCTGCGTAAGGACGGGGTGGAGGCGCACCTTCAGGAGTTGCTGGCCGCGAACCCGGGTGTGCTGGGCGAGGGGTACACGCTGGTGCGCCGTGAGTACATGACGGCGATCGGGCCGGTCGACCTGCTGTGCCGGGACGCCAACTCCGGTGCGGTCGCCGTGGAGATCAAGCGGCGCGGTGAGATCGACGGGGTGGAGCAGCTCACCCGCTACCTCGAACTGATGAACCGTGATCCGCTGCTCAGCCCGGTGGTCGGGGTCTTCGCCGCTCAGGAGATCAAGCCGCAGGCCCGGGTGCTCGCCGCCGATCGCGGCATTCGGTGTGTGGTCGTGGACTACGACAAGCTGCGGGGCATCGAGAAGGACGAGCTGACGCTTTTCTGA
- a CDS encoding ABC transporter permease, producing MTTTTRPATPVAANRGRRPGAGALALRQGRLEITQFLRSRESVVFTMGFPIIMILIFASIFGGEIGGGVKFTQYFITGMIATGLMTVSFQNLGIWIPIERDRGVLKRYRGTPMPKWVWFAGKVIMVVAIGIVETALLLAVAVALFDLDLPGTAAKWLTFGWVSVLGVTACTLCGIAISSLARTARSGSAVVTPVSLVLQFISGVFFVFTELPTWMQQVAALFPLKWMCQGLRAVFLPESFGAQEPGGSYELGRVALVLILWCVIGLVLCLTTFRWTTKRDG from the coding sequence ATGACGACCACGACGAGGCCGGCGACGCCTGTCGCCGCGAACCGCGGACGCCGGCCGGGTGCCGGCGCGCTCGCCCTGCGCCAGGGCCGGCTGGAGATCACCCAGTTCCTGCGCAGTCGGGAATCCGTGGTCTTCACGATGGGCTTCCCCATCATCATGATCCTGATCTTCGCGTCGATCTTCGGCGGCGAGATCGGCGGCGGGGTCAAGTTCACCCAGTACTTCATCACCGGCATGATCGCGACCGGCCTGATGACGGTGAGCTTCCAGAACCTGGGCATCTGGATTCCGATCGAGCGGGACCGTGGGGTGCTCAAGCGCTACCGGGGCACGCCGATGCCGAAGTGGGTCTGGTTCGCCGGCAAGGTGATCATGGTGGTGGCGATCGGCATCGTCGAAACGGCACTCCTGCTCGCCGTCGCCGTGGCGCTGTTCGACCTCGACCTGCCCGGCACCGCCGCGAAGTGGCTCACCTTCGGCTGGGTCTCCGTGCTCGGGGTCACCGCCTGCACCCTGTGCGGCATCGCCATCTCGTCGCTGGCCCGTACCGCCCGCAGCGGCTCGGCGGTCGTCACCCCGGTCTCCCTGGTGCTCCAGTTCATCTCCGGGGTGTTCTTCGTCTTCACCGAGCTGCCCACCTGGATGCAGCAGGTGGCGGCGCTGTTCCCGCTCAAGTGGATGTGCCAGGGGCTGCGGGCGGTCTTCCTGCCGGAGAGCTTCGGCGCGCAGGAACCGGGCGGCTCGTACGAGCTGGGCCGGGTGGCGCTGGTTCTGATCCTGTGGTGCGTGATCGGCCTGGTGCTCTGCCTGACCACCTTCCGCTGGACCACAAAGCGCGACGGCTGA
- a CDS encoding aldehyde dehydrogenase family protein has protein sequence MTAVRVPGLPIIEAGQLISTSPATGVEAGRLPIATASDVRQAVDRAREASEWWAGLGFPGRRQHLLRWRALLAQRIEQLAELVHVEGGKPVADAIVEIVTAIEHIDWAARNAGRVLGPRRVRSRLILAEFSAHLEYQPYGVVGVIGPWNYPVFTPVGSAAYALAAGNTVVLKPSEYTPAVGQWLVDSFAEVVGEQPVFTAVHGLGDTGAALCRSGVDKIAFTGSTATARKVMAACAESLTPVLIEGGGKDAMIVDSDANLDAAAEACVWGGMTNAGQTCIGIERVYAVDPIFDAFVDKVVAKAGRLTVGPEGTDIGPITMPSQIDVIRRHIEEAVSSGGRAVLGGPSAVQPPYVHPTVLVDVPEDSAAIREETFGPTLTINRVRDADEAVARTNALSYGLGGSVFGRRRAVTIARRLRSGMASVNSTLTFAGMSTLPFGGTGDSGFGRIHGEDGLREFGRTKAITRRRARSLLPSMTFERTPADVARLVKAIKVMYGR, from the coding sequence ATGACGGCTGTGCGTGTCCCGGGTCTCCCGATCATCGAAGCGGGTCAACTGATCTCCACCAGCCCGGCCACCGGCGTCGAGGCGGGCCGCCTCCCGATCGCCACAGCCTCCGACGTGCGGCAGGCCGTCGACCGCGCCCGCGAAGCCAGCGAGTGGTGGGCCGGCCTGGGCTTCCCCGGCCGCCGCCAGCACCTGCTGCGCTGGCGCGCGCTGCTCGCCCAACGGATCGAGCAGCTCGCCGAGCTGGTGCACGTCGAGGGTGGCAAGCCTGTCGCCGACGCCATCGTCGAAATCGTCACCGCCATCGAACACATCGACTGGGCCGCACGCAACGCCGGCCGGGTGCTCGGCCCGCGCCGAGTGCGGTCGCGGCTCATCCTCGCCGAGTTCTCCGCCCACCTCGAATACCAGCCGTACGGCGTGGTCGGCGTCATCGGACCGTGGAACTATCCGGTCTTCACTCCCGTCGGCTCCGCCGCGTACGCCCTGGCCGCCGGAAACACTGTGGTGCTCAAGCCGAGCGAATACACGCCCGCCGTCGGCCAGTGGCTGGTGGACAGCTTCGCCGAGGTCGTCGGCGAGCAGCCGGTCTTCACCGCGGTACACGGCCTGGGCGACACGGGCGCGGCGCTGTGCCGCTCCGGCGTCGACAAGATCGCCTTTACCGGCTCCACGGCCACCGCCCGGAAGGTGATGGCCGCCTGTGCCGAGTCACTGACCCCGGTGCTGATCGAGGGTGGCGGCAAGGACGCCATGATCGTCGACAGCGACGCCAACCTGGACGCCGCCGCCGAGGCGTGCGTCTGGGGCGGCATGACGAACGCCGGTCAGACCTGCATCGGCATCGAACGGGTCTACGCCGTCGACCCGATCTTCGACGCCTTCGTCGACAAGGTGGTCGCCAAGGCGGGCCGGCTCACCGTCGGGCCGGAGGGCACCGACATCGGCCCGATCACCATGCCCAGCCAGATCGACGTGATCCGTCGACACATCGAGGAGGCCGTCAGCTCCGGCGGGCGTGCCGTGCTGGGCGGCCCGAGCGCCGTGCAACCCCCGTACGTGCATCCGACAGTGCTTGTCGACGTCCCCGAGGATTCGGCCGCCATCCGCGAGGAAACCTTCGGCCCGACGCTGACCATCAACCGGGTCCGCGACGCCGACGAGGCCGTCGCCCGGACCAATGCACTGTCGTACGGCCTGGGTGGTTCGGTTTTCGGCAGGCGGCGCGCGGTGACCATCGCGCGGCGGCTGCGCTCGGGGATGGCCTCGGTCAACTCCACACTGACCTTCGCCGGGATGTCCACCCTGCCGTTCGGCGGGACCGGCGACTCCGGCTTCGGGCGGATCCACGGCGAGGACGGGCTGCGCGAATTCGGCCGCACCAAGGCCATCACCCGCCGGCGGGCCCGATCGCTGCTGCCGTCGATGACCTTCGAACGGACCCCTGCCGACGTAGCCCGTCTCGTCAAGGCCATCAAGGTTATGTACGGCAGATGA
- a CDS encoding FHA domain-containing protein, whose protein sequence is MDEHPELLPLLTVAAGPMRGASFRLRAEPLVIGRAPTGQLVVNDPHLSRCHAEVWLAPEGPSLRDLGSTNGTWLNDRRITDVERLSDGDVIRLGRTELRLFDPGVAHTDPVGLSFGPLRRDVRPTLPLPLATPPATRR, encoded by the coding sequence ATGGACGAACATCCGGAATTGCTGCCGCTGTTGACGGTCGCGGCTGGACCGATGCGTGGAGCGAGCTTCCGGTTGCGGGCTGAGCCGCTGGTGATCGGCCGGGCGCCGACCGGCCAGCTGGTGGTCAACGACCCGCACCTGAGCCGCTGTCACGCGGAGGTGTGGCTGGCCCCGGAGGGCCCGTCCCTGCGGGATCTGGGCTCCACAAACGGCACCTGGCTCAACGACCGCCGGATCACCGACGTGGAACGCCTCTCCGACGGCGACGTCATCCGGCTCGGGCGTACCGAGCTGCGGCTGTTCGACCCGGGAGTGGCGCACACGGACCCGGTCGGGCTCAGCTTCGGCCCCCTTCGACGAGACGTCCGGCCGACACTGCCGCTGCCGCTGGCCACACCCCCCGCCACGCGCCGCTGA
- a CDS encoding ABC transporter ATP-binding protein: protein MDDELAISVRGLRKAYGDNVAVAGVDLDVRRGEVFALLGPNGAGKTTTVEILEGYRGRDAGEVSVLGADPAHPGPDWRSRVGIVLQGTGEFDELTVAEVIRHFSGFYPDADDPDKVIERVGLASKASARTHTLSGGQRRRLDVALGIIGRPELLFLDEPTTGFDPEARREFWELIRDLAAAGTTIVLTTHYLDEAESLADRVGVIAAGRLVEVAAPNQLGNRQEALATVSWRTPDGTLESTQSATPTALVADLAARYGGEVPGLTVTRPTLEDVYLTMIGHAR, encoded by the coding sequence ATGGATGACGAGCTGGCCATCTCCGTCCGAGGGCTGCGCAAGGCGTACGGGGACAACGTCGCGGTGGCGGGCGTGGACCTCGACGTACGCCGTGGCGAGGTGTTCGCTCTGCTCGGCCCGAACGGCGCCGGCAAGACCACCACGGTGGAGATCCTGGAGGGCTACCGGGGCCGCGATGCGGGCGAGGTTTCGGTGCTCGGCGCTGACCCCGCGCACCCCGGCCCGGACTGGCGGTCCAGGGTGGGCATCGTGTTGCAGGGCACCGGCGAGTTCGACGAGCTGACCGTGGCCGAGGTGATCCGGCACTTCTCCGGCTTCTACCCCGACGCCGACGACCCGGACAAGGTGATCGAGCGGGTGGGACTGGCCAGCAAGGCGAGCGCCCGCACGCACACCCTCTCCGGCGGGCAGCGGCGCCGTCTCGATGTGGCGCTCGGCATCATCGGCCGCCCCGAACTGCTCTTCCTCGACGAGCCCACCACCGGCTTCGACCCCGAGGCCCGCCGCGAGTTCTGGGAGCTGATCCGCGACCTCGCCGCGGCCGGCACCACAATCGTGCTGACCACGCACTACCTGGACGAGGCGGAGTCACTCGCCGACCGGGTGGGTGTCATCGCCGCCGGCCGGCTCGTCGAGGTGGCCGCCCCGAACCAGTTGGGCAACCGGCAGGAGGCCCTGGCCACGGTGTCCTGGCGTACCCCGGACGGGACGCTGGAGAGCACGCAGAGCGCGACGCCGACGGCCCTGGTGGCCGACCTGGCGGCGCGCTACGGCGGCGAGGTCCCGGGGCTCACCGTGACCCGGCCGACCCTGGAGGACGTCTACCTCACCATGATCGGACACGCGCGATGA
- a CDS encoding class I SAM-dependent methyltransferase produces the protein MGHNRLRYRLVDSDRSWSARQRRRRSDWLVRTFPDIGDMHVVDLGGRLGTWQRATVRPARVTVVNLEQPPAVVPEWAHVEQADACDLPEHVTGGTYDLVFSNSVLEHLGGHERRLRFAAAARSLADRHWVQTPYRYFPIEPHWIAPGMQFLPVRLRTALAQRWPLGHKPTRSHEAAIHQVLWTELLDRSQMRHYFPDSRLLVERVAGLPKSLIAVRS, from the coding sequence ATGGGCCACAATCGATTGCGCTACCGCCTTGTCGACAGCGACCGGTCGTGGAGCGCTCGGCAGAGGCGGCGTCGTTCGGACTGGCTGGTGCGCACATTTCCCGATATCGGGGATATGCACGTGGTCGACCTCGGCGGCCGGCTCGGCACCTGGCAACGCGCCACAGTCCGGCCGGCCCGCGTGACAGTGGTCAACCTGGAGCAGCCGCCCGCCGTCGTCCCCGAGTGGGCCCACGTCGAACAGGCCGACGCCTGCGACCTGCCGGAGCACGTCACCGGCGGCACATACGACCTGGTGTTCTCCAACTCCGTGCTGGAACACCTCGGAGGGCACGAACGCCGGCTGCGATTCGCGGCTGCCGCCCGCTCACTGGCCGACCGGCACTGGGTGCAGACCCCCTACCGGTACTTCCCCATCGAGCCGCACTGGATCGCGCCCGGAATGCAGTTCCTACCGGTACGGCTGCGCACCGCGCTCGCCCAACGCTGGCCGCTCGGCCACAAGCCGACCCGCAGCCACGAAGCCGCCATCCACCAGGTGCTCTGGACCGAACTGCTGGACCGCTCGCAGATGCGCCACTACTTTCCCGACTCGCGGCTGCTGGTCGAGCGGGTGGCCGGGCTGCCGAAATCCCTTATCGCCGTACGCAGCTGA
- a CDS encoding protein meaA: MDEKASASRLPERDRPWVMRTYAGHSSAAATNALFRRNLAKGQTGLSVAFDLPTQTGYDPDHELASGEVGRVGVPVAHLGDMRALFDGIPLAEMNTSMTINAPAMWLLALYGTVGLEQDAELARCAGTTQNDIIKEYLSRGTYIFPPAASLRLTADVVAYTLREMPRWNPVNICSYHLQEAGATPVQEVGFALATAVAVLDAVRDSGQVPAERMGDVVQRISFFVNAGVRFVEEIAKMRAFGVLWDEITRDRYGVTEAKQRRFRYGVQVNSLGLTEAQPENNIQRIVLEMLGVTMSRDARARAVQLPAWNEALGLPRPWDQQWSLRMQQVLAYESDLLEYPDIFAGSHVMTALVDDVVAGARVELDKVLELGGVVAAVETGYLKSALVASLAERRRRMESGADVVVGVNRYVETEPSPLTAAGAEAVEQVDPAVEAAAVDGVRRWRAERDDAAVDAALAQLRADAATTTNLMPATFACVRAGVTTGEWAGALRQVFGEYRAPTGLAGGVGTGGDPGLVAVRERVTATARELGSGRLRLLVGKPGLDGHSNGAEQIAVRARDAGFEVVYQGIRLTAGQIVAAAIQEDVDLVGLSVLSGSHLAAVPAVLDGLRAAGRADLPVVVGGIIPAGDAEALRAAGVARVFTPKDFALTTIIDDLVTVIRETNSLP; the protein is encoded by the coding sequence ATGGATGAGAAGGCATCTGCGAGCCGGCTGCCCGAGCGTGACCGCCCGTGGGTGATGCGCACCTACGCCGGCCACTCGTCGGCCGCCGCCACCAACGCCCTCTTCCGCCGCAACCTGGCGAAGGGGCAGACCGGCCTCTCGGTCGCCTTCGACCTGCCCACCCAGACCGGGTACGACCCGGACCACGAACTCGCCTCCGGTGAGGTCGGCCGGGTCGGCGTGCCCGTGGCCCACCTCGGCGACATGCGGGCGCTCTTCGACGGCATCCCGCTGGCCGAGATGAACACGTCGATGACTATCAACGCCCCGGCGATGTGGCTGCTGGCCCTCTACGGCACGGTCGGGCTCGAACAGGACGCGGAGCTGGCCCGCTGCGCCGGCACCACCCAGAACGACATCATCAAGGAGTACCTGTCGCGGGGGACGTACATCTTCCCGCCGGCGGCGTCCCTGCGGCTCACCGCCGACGTGGTGGCGTACACCCTGCGGGAGATGCCGCGGTGGAACCCGGTCAACATCTGCTCGTACCACCTCCAGGAGGCCGGGGCCACACCCGTGCAGGAGGTCGGCTTCGCGCTGGCCACAGCGGTCGCCGTGCTCGACGCGGTCCGTGACTCCGGCCAGGTGCCCGCCGAGCGGATGGGCGACGTGGTGCAGCGCATCTCGTTCTTCGTCAACGCCGGGGTGCGCTTCGTCGAGGAGATCGCCAAGATGCGCGCGTTCGGCGTGCTCTGGGACGAGATCACCCGCGACCGGTACGGGGTCACCGAGGCCAAGCAGCGTCGGTTCCGCTACGGCGTGCAGGTCAACTCGCTCGGCCTCACCGAGGCGCAGCCGGAGAACAACATCCAGCGCATCGTGCTGGAGATGCTCGGCGTGACGATGTCCCGCGACGCCCGCGCCCGCGCGGTGCAGCTGCCCGCCTGGAACGAGGCGCTCGGCCTGCCCCGTCCCTGGGACCAGCAGTGGTCGCTGCGCATGCAACAGGTCCTGGCGTACGAGTCGGACCTGCTCGAATACCCCGACATCTTCGCCGGCTCGCACGTGATGACGGCGCTCGTCGACGACGTCGTCGCCGGGGCCCGGGTCGAACTGGACAAGGTGCTGGAACTGGGTGGCGTGGTGGCCGCCGTGGAAACGGGCTACCTCAAGAGCGCACTCGTCGCCTCCCTCGCCGAGCGGCGCCGCCGGATGGAGTCCGGAGCCGACGTGGTGGTCGGCGTCAACAGGTACGTCGAGACCGAACCCTCCCCGCTGACCGCCGCTGGAGCGGAGGCCGTCGAGCAGGTCGACCCGGCCGTCGAGGCCGCCGCCGTGGACGGCGTACGCCGGTGGCGTGCCGAACGGGACGACGCGGCAGTGGACGCGGCACTGGCCCAGCTCCGCGCGGACGCCGCGACCACCACCAACCTCATGCCGGCAACCTTCGCCTGTGTACGGGCCGGCGTTACCACCGGCGAGTGGGCCGGCGCGCTGCGCCAGGTCTTCGGCGAGTACCGGGCACCCACAGGCCTGGCCGGCGGCGTCGGCACGGGCGGCGACCCGGGTCTCGTGGCGGTCCGTGAGCGGGTCACCGCCACCGCCCGGGAGTTGGGCAGCGGGCGCCTGCGGCTGCTGGTCGGCAAGCCCGGCCTGGACGGACACTCAAACGGCGCGGAACAGATCGCGGTACGCGCCCGCGACGCCGGCTTCGAGGTCGTCTACCAGGGCATCCGGCTGACCGCCGGCCAGATCGTCGCCGCCGCCATCCAGGAGGACGTCGACCTGGTGGGGCTGTCGGTGCTGTCCGGCTCACACCTGGCCGCCGTGCCAGCGGTGCTCGACGGGCTTCGTGCCGCCGGCCGCGCCGACCTGCCAGTGGTGGTCGGCGGCATCATCCCCGCCGGAGACGCCGAGGCGCTGCGAGCCGCCGGCGTGGCACGGGTCTTCACCCCGAAGGACTTCGCCCTCACCACCATCATCGACGACCTGGTGACGGTCATCCGGGAGACCAATTCCCTACCCTGA
- a CDS encoding DUF1540 domain-containing protein produces the protein MTAALEMPRVQECVVAACAYNQAGDCHAFAITIGSADHAHCHTFVESPVQGGLGTLIAQVGACQRSDCLHNEQLECHAPSIRVGPDNDMADCMTYDHR, from the coding sequence ATGACTGCAGCGTTGGAGATGCCCCGCGTCCAGGAGTGTGTGGTCGCTGCCTGTGCGTACAACCAGGCGGGCGACTGTCACGCCTTCGCGATCACGATCGGCAGTGCCGACCACGCGCACTGCCACACGTTCGTGGAGTCACCCGTCCAGGGCGGCCTGGGCACCCTTATCGCCCAGGTGGGTGCCTGCCAGCGCTCGGACTGCCTGCACAACGAGCAGCTCGAATGCCACGCGCCGTCGATCAGGGTGGGGCCGGACAACGACATGGCCGACTGCATGACCTACGACCACCGCTGA
- a CDS encoding 3-hydroxyacyl-CoA dehydrogenase family protein: MAREFNTVGVVGLGTMGAGIVEVFARNGIDVIAVEISESALERGRATLAGSTDRAVAKGKLAAADRDALNERVHFAVGLNALHSVDLVIEAVPEHLDLKQRIFAELDRVCRPDTILATNTSSLSVTEISVATTRPNQVIGIHFFNPAPVMKLVEVVRTVVTAPEVVADVEALCARLGKVDVTINDRAGFIANALLFGYLNHAVGMFESHYATREDIDAAMKLGCGLPMGPLALMDLIGLDTAYEILDTMYRRGGRDRRHAPVPLLKQMVTAGLLGRKSGRGFYTYERPGSPKVVPDEATPVAAEAALADGARAIAKVGVVGSGTMATGIIEVFAKAGYEVVSVTRGAEKSAKVCEAVKTSLNKGVVRGKLAETDRDAALGRISWSATLDHLADVDLVVEAVIEELSVKKALFASLDEICKPGVVLATTTSSLPVIEVAMATHRPADVVGLHFFNPAQVMPLVEVIRTIRTSPEATATARAVCAALGKTGVVCGDRSGFIVNALLFPYLNDAVKMLEASYSTADDIDHAMKLGCGYPMGPFELLDVVGLDVSLAIQRELYLELREPGFAPAPLLEHLVTAGYLGRKTRRGFRDHSHR, encoded by the coding sequence GTGGCGCGCGAGTTCAACACCGTGGGTGTGGTGGGGCTGGGCACCATGGGTGCCGGCATCGTCGAGGTCTTCGCCCGTAACGGCATCGACGTGATCGCCGTCGAGATCTCCGAGTCGGCGCTGGAACGTGGCCGGGCCACCCTCGCCGGCTCCACCGACCGGGCGGTCGCCAAGGGCAAGCTCGCCGCCGCGGACCGGGACGCCCTGAACGAGCGGGTGCACTTCGCCGTCGGCCTGAACGCGCTGCACTCCGTCGACCTGGTCATCGAGGCCGTGCCCGAGCACCTCGACCTCAAGCAGCGGATCTTCGCGGAGCTGGACCGGGTCTGCCGGCCGGACACCATCCTCGCCACCAACACGTCGTCGTTGAGCGTCACCGAGATCTCGGTCGCCACCACCCGGCCCAACCAGGTCATCGGCATCCACTTCTTCAACCCGGCGCCGGTCATGAAGCTGGTCGAGGTGGTCCGTACCGTCGTCACCGCGCCCGAGGTGGTCGCCGACGTCGAAGCGCTCTGCGCGCGGCTCGGCAAGGTCGACGTGACGATCAACGACCGGGCCGGCTTCATCGCCAACGCGCTGCTGTTCGGCTACCTCAACCACGCGGTCGGCATGTTCGAGTCGCACTACGCGACCCGGGAGGACATCGACGCCGCCATGAAGCTCGGCTGTGGCCTGCCGATGGGCCCGCTGGCGCTGATGGACCTGATCGGCCTGGACACCGCGTACGAGATCCTGGACACCATGTACCGGCGCGGCGGCCGGGACCGCCGGCACGCCCCGGTGCCGCTGCTCAAGCAGATGGTGACCGCAGGGCTGCTCGGCCGGAAATCCGGTCGGGGTTTCTACACCTACGAGCGGCCGGGCTCGCCGAAGGTCGTACCCGACGAGGCGACGCCGGTGGCCGCGGAGGCCGCGCTCGCCGACGGGGCCCGCGCCATCGCGAAGGTCGGCGTCGTCGGTTCCGGAACCATGGCCACCGGCATCATCGAGGTCTTCGCGAAGGCCGGCTACGAGGTCGTCTCGGTGACCCGGGGCGCAGAGAAGTCCGCGAAGGTGTGCGAGGCGGTGAAGACCTCGCTGAACAAGGGCGTGGTGCGCGGCAAGCTCGCCGAGACCGACCGCGACGCCGCCCTCGGCCGGATCAGCTGGTCCGCAACCCTCGACCACCTCGCCGACGTCGACCTGGTGGTCGAGGCGGTCATCGAGGAGTTGAGCGTCAAGAAGGCCCTCTTCGCCAGCCTCGACGAGATCTGCAAGCCGGGCGTCGTGCTGGCCACCACCACCTCCTCGCTGCCGGTGATCGAGGTGGCGATGGCCACCCACAGGCCGGCCGACGTGGTGGGCCTGCACTTCTTCAACCCGGCGCAGGTAATGCCGCTGGTCGAGGTGATCCGTACCATCCGTACCTCGCCGGAGGCCACGGCCACGGCCCGGGCGGTCTGCGCGGCGCTCGGCAAGACCGGCGTGGTCTGCGGCGACCGGTCCGGGTTCATCGTCAACGCGCTGCTCTTCCCGTACCTGAACGACGCCGTGAAGATGCTGGAGGCCAGCTACTCCACCGCCGACGACATCGACCACGCCATGAAACTGGGCTGCGGCTACCCGATGGGCCCGTTCGAGCTGCTCGACGTGGTCGGCTTGGACGTCTCGCTTGCCATCCAGCGCGAGCTGTACCTGGAGCTGCGCGAGCCGGGCTTCGCGCCCGCACCGCTGCTGGAGCACCTGGTCACCGCCGGCTACCTGGGCCGCAAGACCCGCCGGGGCTTCCGCGACCACTCGCACCGCTGA
- a CDS encoding DUF4126 domain-containing protein: protein MFEVLTGTGLAASAGLNAYIPLLALGLLSRYSNLIDLPSGWTWLGNGWVIVILAVLLAVEMVADKVPVVDHINDVVQTVVRPTAGGLAFGAGSSSETVTVSDPGSFFSSHQWVPVAVGVVLAFGVHLLKSAARPVVNATTGGFGAPVASTAEDATSVVVSLVAILLPVLVLAFLVGLLAFLYWFLRRRSDRRREREAARAAGFRV from the coding sequence GTGTTCGAAGTCCTCACCGGCACCGGCCTCGCCGCCTCGGCGGGGCTGAACGCCTACATCCCCCTGCTCGCCCTCGGCCTACTCTCCCGCTACAGCAACCTCATCGACCTGCCCAGCGGCTGGACGTGGCTCGGCAACGGATGGGTCATCGTCATCCTGGCCGTACTGCTCGCCGTCGAGATGGTGGCCGACAAGGTGCCGGTCGTCGACCACATCAACGACGTGGTGCAGACAGTGGTCCGACCGACCGCTGGCGGGTTGGCGTTCGGCGCCGGATCGTCGTCGGAGACAGTGACGGTCAGCGACCCGGGAAGCTTCTTCTCCTCGCATCAATGGGTGCCGGTGGCCGTGGGCGTCGTCCTCGCCTTCGGCGTACACCTGCTCAAATCCGCGGCGCGACCAGTCGTCAACGCCACCACCGGAGGGTTCGGTGCGCCCGTCGCCAGCACCGCCGAGGACGCCACAAGCGTCGTCGTCTCCCTCGTCGCGATCCTCCTGCCGGTGCTGGTGCTCGCCTTCCTGGTCGGCCTGTTGGCCTTCTTGTACTGGTTCCTACGCCGGCGCTCCGACCGGCGCCGAGAACGCGAGGCAGCCCGCGCGGCCGGTTTCCGCGTCTGA